TGTCTAATCAGCAAAGTGCTTAATCACGTCAAAGTACTTTACATATTGCATTATTGGAGCTAAAAAGTCATGAATGACAAAGTattatatgatactttttttttcaccTTTACATAGtttgttatattaaaaaattatttttatttgaacttatcACGtttaacatatatagaaatattaaaCATCAGTAAACTATACTCGTACcaaattgtttaatttattttaaggtaGGGTCAAAAACAAAATTCGACAAAATAAACGCAAATAGATGAATATATTATTCTATGATTAGTTAATCATTCCTCTGTCGTgcatttaaataaaacaaggttcaagattagaatataatattattaaacttTCTAATAGTTTAATTAGTACAAAATTAGATCATGACAATTGACACCCCTCAATTAATCGATAGTCCTACGTACGATTTactttttattgtatattttgtatcaatcattactatatattaaaataaaaataaaatcatctGATACTTACAGGAagatttatatatacaattaattttcAGGGTTATCGGATTTACTTGGGCAAACAATTGGAGAATCATAAAATCACAATTTCTCGTATTGCTGATTTGCTAGGAAATACAACTTCAGCCAAAAATCACTTAAATAAATGTCTTTTTATTGTTGGAATAGGCAGCAATGACTACATCAATAATTTTCTAATGCCAGATGTATACCAATCAAGTCATTTGTACTTACCAACAAGTCAGTATGCAACACTTCTCATTCAACAGTACTCCCAACAATTAAAGGTTCgacgaaaaatatttttcttcgtaccgaacatatttttttgatatattttactaGTTTTGTTTGTACTATAGGAATTGTATTCAGATGGAGCAAGGAAAATAGCACTTTTTGGACTACCTCAAATAGGTTGCATTCCAGATCAACTGAACCAACACAGCACAATTTTTTGTGTGGATTCAACAAATAAAGCAGTTCAATTATTCAACAAAAACTTAAAAGCTCTAGTTGATGATCTCAATACAAATTTCCCAGATGCAAAATTCATATACATAAACATGTATAGCATCTCATCAGTGATTGGTAAGTGTTCTTACTAAGCTTATAAGCTGGTCAAATCAGTTTGTAAGTTTtatcaacaaattttatttggctAATCGAAGCGGACTActgtttgtttttcattttgCAGCTATAACTCTATTGAATAATCCATGCTGTCAAATTTCTAAAACTATGCCTGAAGGACAATGTGTTCCAGGAAAATCTCCATGTCTGTTTAGGGctacacattttttttatgataatttcCATCCAACTGAAATTGGAAATAATATAGCTACAAGTAGAGCTTACAGAGCTCTTCTACCGTCCGATTCTTATCCAATGGATATTCGTCATTTGGTGAGGGCCAATAATGTGTACTATGATGATCACTAAATTTCAACGTGTTACACGAATATTATTTAATGTAATAATTCTGTATGATGTATGTTTCATAATAAGAAACCAAAAATCTTATTGGATTTGAATAAATTGGATTATGTTTCCATGATGTTGACCATTAttgtgaaattatatatatatatatatgtatattgggtatttagtctttttttttcttctttttttgattggtctttaaagaaattaattCTAGAGgcaagaagaaagaaaaacagtgattttttttggtgatttacGACAATAGTCTGGAAGGgaatgattttgaattttctacCTCGTTTTGCCTCAGGAGCAAGAGTTTTAagtaggcataatacatatattgaattctaaacttggcttcaaattttaattttgacctcCAATTTTTATAATGCACAAATAGACGCTTTAACTatctaacttttaaataaataaacacatgagtcctacatggaaCAATACATgaaggacaccacgtaggacgaaaaatgacatgtaggatgatatgtaggacatgtgtgtctatttgttcaactttatataagtttaagtgtctatttgtgcacatccaaagttgaagaacataaatataatttgaagcaacatatttatgtattatgccttttaagtataacaaattttgatttttgactttTGAGGTTTCTCTATGGGATAAGTTTGTGGTTAAAAGTTCAAGACTATTGGTTTTTAAAATTAGggcataattttttgaaaagttaactcatatatatattaggTGAAAACCTCTTAGATAGTTAGTTGCAATAAGtgtccaaaataaaaaattcccACCCGGTGTTGGGGTACACATCAAGCCCCAACGAAATTTGAATAGCAGGGTTCGTTCAAGTGACGCTCCCAATAAGATTTTCTTTATAATCAAAGCTCAAATTTAAAATAGCTAGTTAAGGATGAAGCATTCGTGTCACTGCACACCAGCCCATGTTGATAAATACGCATAATAAAGTTACAAAGCTATAATGATCTCTCCGTCCCTTCTTTTGCCCTTTTAGTTATGATGTACTTTTAATATAGTTATATTTAAATGGTTATCAAAAAGAATTACaggaaaattaataattatttttcaacttttttcttaatattaattattttaaaattaagaggTACATAATTTAAAGAATTAGTAGGAATATTATGtccgttcatttttatttattacttattttaaaatgtatttcatttttatttattacttttgatatattaaaagaatttatttttttttccatatttcacTCTCCTCGTTATATGAGAGGGGatcagaaaataaaaatgaagcaCACACGACACCGATAACACGTGGAGTTAACCCAACGTTTTAGGTTAACATATTCCTTCCTTTCTCACCACGTGTGAGTCACTTTTTTATGagtaaaatatatgtaaatcattatttatactatttggttactttgtattatatttatagtATTATTTTGGTCAAAACTTCTGGTTAGcgtttgatcataaattttcaaatattcttggcaaatattatttgaatgaaattttggatgaaatttcaccatgtgtttggccatagtatttgggaaatatatttcacctttttagaaaaatatgatttatgcccataagttttaaaaactattaaaactaactataagtgtgtattacaagtcaattggatgTTCGTTACAACAATTAACAAATAGTTTTCATCACACTAGAGCAATGTGGTAATTTGGACCGAGTACAACAAGTATCATTCcatacatcgtgaagtagaTGAAGCACATGATTTTATtaccttgagttaatttttcatcattttcatcaacaatcatatatcattatttaatattcactaaatatttcatcactattttggtgttcacgtaaaaaatattatgtaatacaacacaaacaactactatagagggtatttttgtaaaagataaaattttggggtaaagttttaattttgagaagataccaaataatgagatttgacccaaatactaaaaaaactagtatttgggaatttgggatatttgccaaaaatatttgccaaataatgaaaaattgtatggacaaacattatttgctaagttttttcccaaatattatttggaaaatctatggccaaacggaTCCCTAAAATAGTACGCCTGGACAAGGTTTCtgataaaaacttaaaaatattttgatttaatgttttgttgaatgtcaaacacatatttttacacaatttaagatattattttaaaaaattacaaaatcatCTTTCGAATATGTTCCTATTTCTTTTGGATACATCAATCTTCTCTTGGATTTATTTATGTCCCTCTCGGATATATCTCTATCCCCTTTTTGATGTATCTCTCTCATTAAGTAATGTATCATTTTTAATGTGTTAGATAATCAAAGAATGTATCCGACAACAatgaaaatttgagatttttgtaattgGAAAATCATTCGGGATATGATGTAATTAGCCCAAATACATGAgatttttgtaaattattaaaaaaaaaaaagaaaaaggaatattACGTGAAATGACAAACAATAATAGTATATTACGCTCCATAGTTACAATTTTGGATATTTATGTTCTTAAATTTTGCTATTTTGTTTTTAGTTGTATAAATCAAGATTTTTTATAATTCGGTTCTTGATTGTATAGATCCAGATTATGTATATACTTACCCTAGCTATTTGTATACGATTTGTTGatacattttaatttgtataagttatgaaaaaatcataataaattaattacctTTTTTTATATTGACGAACGAAATATATACAaatgaagttttaaaaaattcttacggcaagcgaaatatacaaacaaaattttagaaaatttttaactatataaataaaaaattgtttgtaATATTGTAAACAAAATCTACAAACAGAGATACACATAACAAAGGAAATTATAACTATAAGTAAATTACAGGTATGAAGCTTgattatatttaatttctttgatatttatgaattttcacaaaagataaataaaaatggttATAACCAAACTCGAATAATGCAGATTTCACGCTCGACAGAAATTCCAACCATTTAGGCCCTTTCCATTTATCCAGATATCAAATAAAGGCAGGCGCAcatataaaaagagaaaaattatatgatatgacaaactttaatatacatttaaataatatagttataatttaatttttttatgttatataattataactatacaataaatagcaaatttaattgtatatcaaTAAtcagtttttttatatttaatataaataaataataaataaaattattaaactcataattaattatgtattcataacttctctttcatcaatattcttatattacagatttttttgtattttctccCCAATTCCTTTCAATTCAAGATCCTTTTGTATGATTGTAGGAGTGGTTTTTGTGGTTCAAttcattatacttatatttatacttatatttgtgGTTCAATTAAATGTCaaatgtttatatttaataatacttatatacatagatagttgtattgtaatattaataaaatgggGATTtgtgaaaagaaatatatttggatACATAAGTAATTTATCCAATTTGATTAGGCAATACTAGTACAGTTGGATACAtcaatactatatttttataaataaatacctAAATGAACGTCAAGTCTCAAGTATTATagaaaactttacaaaaaatagATCGACGTTTTGttggttttttaattttttatatagtcACATACTTACACAATTTGATACATGcacattctattattttttttttcattttcttatttaacaaCAGTGTATTCATATTATAGTATATTGGTGTAATCAGTTTTTTGGTTAACAATAGTGTATCCATTTTCAAATTGTTGTAttcatattcaaaaattatactaCTTTACCttgtttgatatattaatacattaaatttttataaatacttgtataCTTGATACATTAATactttaagttttataaatataaacacCAATTTGAATTCAAAGTGTTCATATGCTAATTGCAcaagtaatacatttttcttatttagttaTTGTAATTACAACTGTATTagtgtataaataaataaaaaataaaaacatatgcAAAAATACAACGAGAAAAGACATGAATAaacttttatattcaaaatattatgaatacCTTTATGATTAGTATTTAGTGAATATATTGTATTAGGAATATAAATACAACCTTTTGTATTATATGAATCAATCATATTTGCATACAATATGTAATTATTAGTTGGTGATTTAATAATGGAAATTTCAGTTATTTAAGAACATAATAAATGGTTGGTACTTGGAAATTATGATAACATATCATACCTTATTTAGTGCATTgtattaatgataataataacaataaaataaaataaaagttaatacAACATGCAGCTAGAAAAAATTGACATAAAATGTAgtcatttttagtaaataacatatttatagaTATTGAACTTCAATAACCCTATAAATATAGTCATTTTTGTAAATTGCTTATCATCAACATGACTTTCACTATGGTGCAGGttgtttgtgaaattttttaaaaaagaaactaattTCTTGCTCATAGTCATTAGGTATGTTTAAGTTTTGTAAACATATACATGTTTATTGGTTTCATACAatgattaaagaaaaattatgtttaGTTTCCAACACATCTCATCTTCCAAACACTTTGCCTCATAATTTGTTTTGGGTTCGAACCAATTATTAGgacaaagaaaatcaaaatgtTATGTACGAGGCATTATATGACGTGGGAGATTAAATTTGTACCAAGCACCACTTATATTTTGCCAAGTGattataaagtttttttccatcactttttacttttttttttacttggtTTCTTTTCAATCATTCCTCTAAATTTGGCacttttattctttaataattttatttatggaaTAGAAATCCAAAAATTCTTGCTTGATTCATTCTGCTTCtacattttgatattatttttccattttgatATCAATTACTTAAATTGCTAAAAATAGTTGTATAATATTCTTTGTTtatttacaaattatatatattttcttaattatgacaattaatttcttttgaaaGTTTAAATAAAGTTTATAATGTCAAAAAATGGTCCAAATTAGCAACactaatattttacttatgatttcttaaagaaatttgtaaaataataaagtagactattaatatgaaaaacaaagaaggtataaaattaatttgttcttttattctTGGCATaagacataaattaatacataaatatgccctttaacttgacCTTATTTCACAATTATACCCTTCGAATTTAGATGTGCACAAGTAAACagttaaatttgtataaaattgaagaaatagaCACAAACATCCTACATGAAAATTTGTGTCCTACATGTATTGTGACACGTAGGACACATgcgtctatttgttcaactttatacaagtttaagtgtttatttGTGCATACTCAAACTTGGAGGgcataaatgtaaaaaaaaattaagttaaaaagtgtatttatgtattattcctTTATTCTTCTCTCAATGATTTCATGTTTCCAATAACACAAATCATTAAATACTCTTGAAAACAATTATAAGTTTTGATACTATTTTCGtgaaattcaaaaatgaaaaattcataaatgCCTACgtaaatatatattcttttcatcaatttatattgtattttttattcttaaaattcaaGCTAggtaaaatttaataaatattttgtttatctaTTTTCTTTACACGTTTCTTaagaaactataaaaaaaatataattttgactttacaaattttatttattccttttcaaaaaaaaaattgttaggaCTAAAACAAATTACTTATATCTTAATTTTATAAACCGAAAATAAAATGCAAACAATTTGctatatcatataaataaataacaacgaatagacaaaaaaatatttacagaataaactaaaaatctatataataatcattaaaaattatttactacgtaaaatagaaataacaaatagaaaaaaatataaacagaataaacttaaaatctatataataatcagaaaaaatattgaaaaaaaaatataaactaagaatagaaaaatatttattacaaaAAAGTAGAAACAAGAAATATATTCAATGAGGCATAAagccaaaataaataaaaaagatgtgGCGGGGACTTAAAGATACTAGTAGATGGATCCTAACAATATGCacttataaatcaaataatatctCATACAAATATAAGTTAGCGTATCTCATGCATGATAAAAAATTTCCTCAAAATGACAAGTCTCGATACTTGTTATGCCTCATTTATTTTAACCAGGGATGACTCGACAGTATTAAAAAAAGACTTGTGTCTTATGCCCTCAAATGTAAAGGGCTTCATTTTTAATAGTAATTgattattagttattattttttaacaaatattgaatactatctgtagaaaaagtaaacattttatgaaatatgaagGAATTATTAGAAGAATTTTGACATATTTAATGTActatatttcatgaaaaataatttaaaataaaaataattatattatcagttgaaaactttaagaaatcaattttataaaagttattaacaatttaaatttaaaatccattaaatttttactttaaatcCACTAATATGCTTAAATCGCTACTTGATTTAACTCACTACATTACCAAGTTGCAATAAGTGCCAAAAAGTACACATAATAATGCTGCAGTTATAGTAGCAACTAAGTTTGATGTCTATTTTCAAAGTACTACTTCATCTTTcttatattagttattattcatcttattaaaaaaaatttattatgattattagtCGTTTATCTTATTAAATCAatagaatattaattaatttttttttatattatcattgtaattcattattttttaaagtaacaCGTTTActtataaagttttcaaattttttttaaagggaTGAATTGGTAaaattatctctttattaatgatttcttaatatgtttaaaaaaatattaactaatataaaaggaaatgagTAATAATCATGATAACttccaaaattaatttatacatGTCTTTTAATTTGCACACTTAATTAGACTCACTTTTACTTGTAGAGTATAATTATACTAGTACGTTTTTGTTGAAGACCAACTggacaaattatttttagtataattaTAGATTAAAGTCCTCACTACATAATCGTGTAAAGTAGAAACTTATCCAAATAAAACCCACCAATCTTGAAAATATTTCTAGTTTTACTTGAACAATTAATATTGGGACATGACATATACTTAcgggtcgtttggtacaaagattCATAACGCATGAATTAGTAATACAGGGATTAGTAAGGCAGAGATAAGTAGTGCAGAGATTAGTAATgttgcttttatttttatcaagtgtttggtttatttttttccatctcATCTTGTATTTGGATTATAGCTCTACAAAAAGTTTCTTTCCAATTATACCCttgaattattatgtaattgAATCAAGGTAGATAATTGTcggacaatattattttttataacctTCTAACTAGCTATCGGAAGAACAATTTAGTTGTCTtgtttgttatatttttcatttgaattatttgaggataaataattgtcatcttaataaaCTGATCACTCACAAAGGgtcatttttcaattaaaaaaaagataaatcatcTACTTTTAAAATCGAAAAGACGGTCAACAACggtaaaattgaataaaccatCTATATGTACACATTAAATTGCaagttttagttttaatatgtatgtaatcttttaaattgtttaaaatacaaataattagaaaccaagcaaatatatatatatatatacacacatccAATTTAGATCACAAACttcatatacaaatatacaactCACATTTCAAAGTTGTATTGATTTGTATTGGATTTATTAGTAACAAACAACTCTCACTCAATAATTTGTAAGCTAGCTTATTTAAATAAACTTACTAGTACAActataatcataaaatcaagaaaatatacaaaataattaaatgatttgAGGATGTTTTTGTCTTTACATAGCTTATCCCATGATATTATATcctatgtattactaatacctccaaatgaaaggtattagtaatacatcctATAATACCATGTTGGAGGTATAACTAATATATGGATTAGTTAAACCTAGACGCAAATACCTACCAAACATGTTACTAAATAATATCTTACATAATCCATGGACTATTTATTCTAATGCACCCtaccaaaagaccccttaaGATAATAGATGGCAGTACTATTTTCTGATAacactttaaatattttaatacgaTCAAAGATATActtaaactatttgaaatatatcatatttatcctttgtttattttttaattaaaattacccGTACCGTCTATGTTTTAAACCAAATACCTTAATACGGTATTTTTACTACTGAAGCTGACATATGAACTTATTTCGAATAGTGCAAATATAATTTTgactcatatttattattttcctaGCATGTGATTAATCGGTCCGTATTATGACAACTTTTAATTGTTTGTGCCAAGGAGATTTGTCATCGTATGGCTTTGATTGGAAATAATGTTATAGTAAAACTCCAATAATACAGATTTCACACACGAGAAATGCGTTCCCCATTAGATATCAGGTCCATCAAGATTGTTCAAATATCAAATCACGGCCCACATATAAAAAGATGATTGTGACTTCGGCTTAAGAGGTTATTTCACAAAAGTTTTAGACCCggtttgaattgacttattttaaaggaaaaatgatCTGATATACCTTTCAATTTTGTCATATGAAGCTGATAtaccctcgttataaaagtggctcatatatgcccttaccgttatacaaacggctcacatatacacctatcgttacaaaatggctcacatatacccttcatttaacggaagttaaaaaattagttttaaatttaaatttattacttctaatttttaaaaaaaaattatttaggggtatatatgattcttctatcaaagttcaaggtatattttatttctttcatacataaattattttttgacttcttttattataattatttgagtttcttattcttattttgttttttctttcatttcttagtttaaagaaaaaaaatttaaactatttttttgtgtgtattgtaatttaatttcgtattcgaagaaaaaatttggtcatctacaataagttttacaagaatattagtgaaacataaataaatttgattatcaaaataataattataaattagtcattgaaataaaaaaaatgtcaaaaaaaatatgtttgacgaggattaaatttactcatatgagattatattttttagaaaaaaataataaaaatttaaatttaaattattttttttccatttccgttagaggaaaagggtatatgtgagtcatttgtttacaagtagaggtatatatgagtcactttcataacaaggggtatatcagctttaaatgacaaagttgaggggtatatcagacccttttccctattttaaatgattttatgtcaaaataaaaggaaaaacttttaaacattcacgtttaagttaaaataacaaaaataaatctaaagttataagttatagaatatgttcatataaatatataaatttttatttatagattaaaaataataaattagaaattttaacTTATGATTTCACCCGGATCAATCAGAAATACAGTCGTCTACTCAGATATTTCATTACCAATATAAACAAATAGATAGTCCCCCTTCTCTAGCTGCAAAGGGTTTCAAAGGTTTACCATAAAGGCATTAATGAGGATGGAGTAGGAAACTGTTTTAACCTATAGTAGTAATATATAAATAGTCAAATATAACACAATTCCTACAAATGAAGAGCAAAGCCAAACATTTTGCTTAATTgaacattaaatatttatgttgagTCATATATCTCGAGgactaaaaataacaataataatatacttagcataattttataaagGAGATTAGGGGATAATGGTGTTTCCTAAC
This window of the Solanum pennellii chromosome 2, SPENNV200 genome carries:
- the LOC107010054 gene encoding GDSL esterase/lipase At1g29670-like, with the translated sequence MACYVTIIFSIVLYLVLNLVEGAPEVPCYFIFGDSLLDNGNNNDLDTAARANYPPYGVDFPDGPTGRFTNGRNIADFLAEHLDFDHYIPSFASATGDEILEGVNYASGSAGIRNDTGSHLGYRIYLGKQLENHKITISRIADLLGNTTSAKNHLNKCLFIVGIGSNDYINNFLMPDVYQSSHLYLPTSQYATLLIQQYSQQLKELYSDGARKIALFGLPQIGCIPDQLNQHSTIFCVDSTNKAVQLFNKNLKALVDDLNTNFPDAKFIYINMYSISSVIAITLLNNPCCQISKTMPEGQCVPGKSPCLFRATHFFYDNFHPTEIGNNIATSRAYRALLPSDSYPMDIRHLVRANNVYYDDH